From candidate division WOR-3 bacterium, the proteins below share one genomic window:
- a CDS encoding Crp/Fnr family transcriptional regulator, translated as MAEGMEKQLQPGDILFNEGDRGEIMYLIREGKIKITKGKGDEEKTLAVLKEGDFFGEMAIIDGSPRSAGAVAVTPVSLLVIDKESFKEKLRENPLIEYMLETLTRRLRTADEQIRLLTIKSEERRVLAHIITKAKETGRETEGGTEITPFSFESLANITGISESKVKDYVNKLIQVNLVTLRENSLIIRGVGDLDDYLRYIALKEKFEKI; from the coding sequence ATGGCGGAAGGTATGGAGAAGCAACTGCAGCCGGGTGATATATTGTTCAATGAAGGCGACCGTGGGGAGATAATGTATCTTATTCGGGAAGGAAAGATCAAGATCACCAAAGGAAAGGGAGACGAAGAGAAAACCCTCGCAGTGTTGAAAGAGGGTGATTTTTTCGGCGAGATGGCGATCATTGATGGTTCACCACGTTCGGCAGGAGCAGTCGCCGTGACTCCTGTATCACTTCTGGTTATTGATAAGGAATCATTCAAAGAAAAATTGCGCGAGAATCCGCTCATCGAATATATGCTTGAAACTCTGACACGACGTTTGAGGACCGCTGATGAACAAATAAGGCTTCTGACGATAAAGAGCGAGGAGCGAAGGGTTTTGGCACATATCATTACGAAAGCCAAGGAGACCGGCCGGGAAACAGAGGGGGGTACTGAAATTACGCCGTTTTCGTTTGAGAGTCTTGCCAATATAACCGGTATCAGTGAAAGCAAAGTAAAAGACTATGTTAACAAGCTGATTCAGGTAAATCTCGTTACACTGCGTGAAAACAGCTTGATAATAAGGGGTGTCGGTGATCTTGATGACTATCTCAGGTATATTGCGCTGAAAGAGAAGTTTGAGAAGATATAA